The following proteins are encoded in a genomic region of Brachypodium distachyon strain Bd21 chromosome 1, Brachypodium_distachyon_v3.0, whole genome shotgun sequence:
- the LOC104581788 gene encoding uncharacterized protein LOC104581788, which yields MNISQYACRLHNPSRNFLLQLYESSIYGNQETALIRKASEERISNRWKKHSGLTQSSQQLKRDIILIPFEEELDEVFPANKAKKELILLRMPFLGLHKSKVWNKHMVPFCLLWEARDPERRNKGKSDADKVRGIRPGCETK from the exons ATGAATATATCTCAG TATGCTTGTAGGTTGCACAATCCTTCCAGGAACTTCCTGTTGCAGCTTTATGAATCCTCTATTTATGGTAATCAAG AGACTGCTCTTATAAGGAAGGCAAGTGAGGAGAGAATCTCGAATCGTTGGAAGAAACACTCGGGCCTGACCCAATCTTCGCAGCAACTGAAAAGAGATATTATCCTTATTCCTTTTG AAGAAGAATTGGATGAAGTTTTCCCTGCAAATAAAGCGAAGAAGGAACTCATTCTATTACGGATGCCTTTCTTGGGACTGCACAAAAGCAAAGTATGGAATAAGCATATGGTTCCCTTTTGTCTCCTCTG GGAGGCACGCGATCCCGAAAGAAGGAATAAGGGAAAGAGTGATGCTGACAAAGTTAGGGGAATCAG GCCTGGTTGCGAGACGAAGTGA
- the LOC100843626 gene encoding protein synthesis inhibitor I, with product MAMNPLFTVTFDLKSSETYGSFIDDLRRRFGKRGHFSHNRPVLPPFDETVPPRWWFHVVLRTTQTTTLTLAIRADNLYLEGFRSSDNTWWELTQGFIPGATYMGFGGSYSDLLGETDAMVRVELGPQQMTEAVNVLAGRRRADKGSEAKQKQAGKMLATLLLMVNEATRFVTVSAFVAGLMHPKVAGTKSGVITALMKEQVNGWSDLSAALLRTDARPPVGFVGEKGGLTKAKAEKMGVDTEEKAANTVGVVLFAEDKTVKGMVTGAKALQLFPVGRLADQ from the coding sequence ATGGCGATGAACCCGCTCTTCACCGTGACGTTCGACCTCAAGAGCAGTGAGACCTACGGCAGCTTCATCGACGACCTCCGCCGAAGGTTTGGCAAACGGGGCCACTTCTCCCACAACCGCCCCGTCCTCCCGCCGTTCGACGAAACCGTGCCGCCGCGCTGGTGGTTCCACGTCGTGCTCCGGACGACGCAGACAACCACCCTCACGCTCGCCATCCGCGCCGACAACCTCTACCTGGAGGGCTTCCGGAGCAGCGACAACACGTGGTGGGAGCTCACCCAGGGGTTCATCCCGGGAGCCACGTACATGGGGTTCGGCGGATCCTACAGCGACCTCCTCGGCGAGACGGACGCGATGGTCCGGGTCGAGCTCGGCCCGCAGCAGATGACGGAGGCCGTGAACGTGCTCGCCGGACGCCGCAGGGCCGACAAGGGCTCCGAGGCGAAGCAGAAGCAGGCGGGGAAGATGCTGGCGACGCTGCTGCTCATGGTCAACGAGGCCACGCGTTTCGTGACCGTGTCGGCGTTCGTGGCCGGCCTGATGCACCCCAAGGTCGCCGGGACGAAGAGCGGCGTGATCACGGCGCTGATGAAGGAGCAGGTGAACGGGTGGAGCGACCTGTCCGCCGCGCTGCTGAGGACGGACGCGCGGCCGCCGGTTGGGTTCGTGGGGGAGAAAGGCGGGCTGACGAAGGCCAAGGCGGAGAAGATGGGCGTGGACacggaggagaaggcggccaACACGGTGGGGGTCGTGCTCTTCGCCGAGGACAAGACGGTGAAGGGCATGGTGACGGGAGCCAAGGCGCTGCAGCTGTTCCCTGTGGGGCGGCTAGCTGATCAGTAG
- the LOC100837912 gene encoding pyruvate kinase, cytosolic isozyme has translation MSTDLERGAGPAEIWRRRPKTKIVCTLGPASRSVEMCARLLHAGMCVARFNFSHGSHEYHQETLDNLHKAMDVTGILCAVMLDTKGPEIRTGFLQDGKPIKLTQGQEITITTDYSIKGDETMISMSYQKLALDVKPGSTILCADGTITLTALSCDPEHGLVRCRCENSALLGERKNVNLPGVVVDLPTLTEKDKVDILQWGVPNKIDMIALSFVRKGSDLQMVRSVLGEHAKSIILMSKVENQEGVANFDDILANSDAFMVARGDLGMEIPIEKIFYAQKVMIFKCNKQGKPVVTATQMLESMIKSPRPTRAEATDVANAVLDGTDCVMLSGETAAGVYPELAVQTMSNICLMAESYVDHRAVFRLISSAAPVPMSPLESLASSAVQTANISKASLILVLTRGGTTARLVAKYRPAMPVLSAVVPELKTDNDFDWTCSDEAPARQSLIVRGLIPMLSAATAKASDTEATEEAISFAIDHAKELGLCKSGDSVVAVHRIGASSLVRILTVN, from the exons ATGTCGACGGACCTAGAGCGCGGCGCCGGGCCGGCGGAGATATGGCGTCGGCGGCCCAAGACCAAGATCGTCTGCACCCTCGGCCCGGCCTCGCGGTCCGTGGAGATGTGCGCGCGGCTCCTCCACGCCGGCATGTGCGTCGCCAGGTTCAACTTCTCGCACGGCTCCCACGAGTACCACCAGGAGACCCTCGACAACCTCCATAAGGCCATGGACGTCACCGGGATCCTCTGCGCCGTCATGCTCGACACCAAG GGACCAGAGATTCGCACAGGCTTTCTGCAAGATGGCAAGCCAATAAAGCTGACGCAGGGGCAAGAGATTACCATTACCACAGATTATTCCATAAAGGGCGATGAGACCATGATTTCCATGAGCTACCAAAAGTTGGCTCTAGACGTGAAGCCTGGGAGCACTATACTATGCGCTGATggcaccatcacactcacggCTCTTTCTTGTGATCCTGAGCATGGTCTAGTTCGATGCCGATGCGAGAACTCTGCTCTCCTAGGTGAGAGGAAGAATGTCAATCTTCCTGGAGTCGTTGTCGATCTCCCAACACTTACAGAAAAGGACAAGGTGGACATCCTACAGTGGGGCGTGCCAAACAAAATCGACATGATTGCACTCTCGTTTGTACGAAAAGGATCAGACCTTCAGATGGTCCGAAGTGTACTCGGTGAACACGCCAAGTCGATCATACTTATGTCGAAG GTTGAGAATCAAGAAGGTGTTGCTAATTTTGATGACATACTTGCAAATTCAGATGCTTTCATGGTTGCACGAGGAGATTTGGGAATGGAGATTCCGATTGAGAAGATATTCTATGCTCAAAAGGTGATGATCTTCAAATGCAATAAACAAGGAAAGCCTGTTGTCACTGCAACACAGATGCTGGAGTCGATGATTAAATCTCCCCGCCCTACACGGGCCGAAGCAACTGATGTTGCCAATGCAGTCCTAGACGGAACTGACTGTGTGATGCTTAGTGGTGAGACTGCAGCAGGGGTGTATCCAGAGTTAGCAGTGCAGACAATGTCTAACATCTGCTTAATGGCAGAGTCATATGTGGACCATAGGGCAGTCTTCAGGTTAATTTCCTCAGCAGCCCCAGTTCCTATGAGCCCACTGGAGAGCTTAGCATCATCAGCGGTTCAAACAGCCAATATTTCCAAAGCATCACTCATCTTGGTCCTTACAAGGGGAGGAACAACTGCAAGGCTCGTCGCCAAGTACAGGCCAGCTATGCCTGTATTGTCTGCGGTGGTTCCAGAACTGAAGACTGACAATGATTTCGACTGGACTTGCAGTGATGAGGCTCCTGCAAGGCAGAGTCTCATTGTTAGGGGCCTGATCCCGATGTTGAGTGCCGCTACCGCAAAGGCTTCTGATACCGAGGCGACTGAGGAGGCCATCAGTTTCGCTATAGATCACGCCAAGGAGCTCGGCCTCTGCAAATCAGGAGATTCCGTCGTTGCGGTGCACCGTATCGGCGCGTCATCTCTCGTCAGGATCTTGACAGTCAATTAG